Part of the Cupriavidus basilensis genome is shown below.
CGCGGTGGCGCAGTCGTGCGACTCGAAGATCGCGTCGACACCGTACTCGTGCTCCAGGCGGTGCGCCACCACGTCGAACTGCAGGATACCGACGGCGCCCAGTACCAGGTCGTTGGAGGCGATCGGGCGGAACATCTGCGTCGCGCCCTCTTCCGCCAGCTGCTGCAGGCCCTTTTGCAGCTGCTTGACCTTGAGCGGGTTGTTCAGCCGCGCGCGGCGGAAAAACTCAGGCGCGAACGACGGGATGCCGGTGAACTTGAGCGCCTCGCCCTCGCTGAACGCATCGCCCAGCCGGATGGTGCCGTGATTGGGCACGCCAATGATGTCGCCGGCGTATGCCTCTTCGGTCGTATTGCGATCCTGCGACATGAAGGTGATGGCGTTATTGATGGCCATGGTCTTGCCGGTGGACACATGCAGCACCTTCATGCCGCGCTCGAAGCGGCCCGAACAGACACGCACGAACGCGATGCGGTCGCGGTGGCGCGGGTCCATGTTGGCCTGGATCTTGAACACGAAGCCCGAGAACTTGGGCTCCTGCGGCTCCACTGCGCGCGACTCGGCATTGCGGCCCTGCGGCGGCGGCGCCAGCTCGCACAAGGCGTCGAGCAGCGATTGCACGCCAAAGTTGTTGACGGCCGAGCCGAAGTACACGGGCGTCTGCTTGCCGCTGAGGAACGCGTCCTTGTCGAAGGCATGCGACGCGCCGCGCACGAGTTCGATCTCGATGCGCAGCTCTTCCGCCTGGGTGCCCAGCACGCGGTCCAGCTCCGGGTTGTCCAGGCCCTGGACCATGGCC
Proteins encoded:
- a CDS encoding peptide chain release factor 3, with the protein product MSSLVSEIARRRTFAIISHPDAGKTTLTEKLLWFGGAIQVAGEVRARKADRHATSDWMELEKQRGISVTSSVMQFPYRENIVNLLDTPGHEDFSEDTYRTLTAVDSAVMVIDSVNGVEAQTIKLLNVCRLRDTPIITFINKLDREGRSPIELLDEIEDVLKMQCAPMTWPIGMGKAFRGVYHLIDDRVQLFDPHGEKGTSAMVQGLDNPELDRVLGTQAEELRIEIELVRGASHAFDKDAFLSGKQTPVYFGSAVNNFGVQSLLDALCELAPPPQGRNAESRAVEPQEPKFSGFVFKIQANMDPRHRDRIAFVRVCSGRFERGMKVLHVSTGKTMAINNAITFMSQDRNTTEEAYAGDIIGVPNHGTIRLGDAFSEGEALKFTGIPSFAPEFFRRARLNNPLKVKQLQKGLQQLAEEGATQMFRPIASNDLVLGAVGILQFDVVAHRLEHEYGVDAIFESHDCATARWLKGDPAEIEKLIEKAGHNVALDGAGDHVYLAPSMVNLRLTQERFPKLQFMETREIV